One Verrucomicrobiia bacterium genomic window carries:
- a CDS encoding glycosyltransferase family 2 protein yields MLDPRPAHCWNAFMLAAHAKSSRFDDDPSGAGQALQISVIILNYNGAPWLKRCLESLHGQTIFTEIEVIVADNNSPDASAQLAAELMSGWSNGRVVQNGANLGFCEGNNRGAAHAQGRWLFFLNNDTWLEPECLETLLAAAMEAGVEAATPLMLNYEDDSVQSAGGGGFDLFGLMSQQKPSRVATDVFVAGGCSYLIKRELFNQLGGFDPVFYMYADEYDLSWRVWASGARIRLVPAARLHHRGSANVNPTGGDKIIETRTSDTKRYYSNRNSLLLLLKNAQHLLLLLVVPQLGLLALEALVSLLLVRRWSFVRRAYWDAVVDCWKLRGHILAERSRMRGLRRRNDFGMLVFLRLRPNRWDDVVNLWRRGLPRITAG; encoded by the coding sequence TTGCTTGACCCCCGCCCGGCGCACTGCTGGAATGCCTTTATGCTCGCTGCGCATGCCAAAAGTTCACGATTTGACGATGATCCTTCCGGAGCGGGACAGGCTCTGCAGATCAGTGTCATTATTCTGAACTACAATGGCGCGCCATGGTTGAAACGCTGCCTTGAGTCGCTACACGGGCAAACGATCTTCACGGAGATCGAAGTGATCGTTGCCGACAACAACTCGCCGGATGCCTCGGCGCAACTGGCCGCGGAATTGATGAGCGGATGGAGCAACGGACGGGTGGTTCAGAATGGTGCCAATCTGGGTTTTTGCGAGGGCAACAACCGGGGCGCGGCTCACGCGCAGGGGCGGTGGTTGTTCTTCTTGAACAACGATACTTGGTTGGAGCCTGAGTGTCTGGAGACGCTGCTGGCTGCAGCAATGGAAGCGGGTGTGGAAGCGGCCACGCCGCTGATGCTGAATTACGAGGATGATTCGGTTCAATCTGCGGGGGGCGGTGGCTTTGACCTGTTCGGGCTGATGAGCCAGCAAAAGCCGTCCCGTGTCGCCACCGATGTTTTTGTCGCCGGAGGATGTTCCTACCTGATCAAGCGGGAATTGTTCAACCAACTCGGAGGGTTTGACCCCGTGTTTTACATGTATGCGGATGAATACGACCTGTCATGGCGTGTCTGGGCATCGGGAGCCAGAATTCGGCTGGTTCCGGCAGCCCGGCTTCACCATCGCGGAAGTGCCAACGTCAACCCGACGGGCGGTGACAAAATCATTGAAACACGCACCAGCGACACGAAGCGGTATTATTCCAATCGCAACAGTCTGCTTTTGCTTCTCAAAAATGCGCAGCATTTGCTCCTGTTGCTTGTCGTCCCTCAACTTGGGCTGCTGGCTTTGGAGGCTCTTGTCAGTCTGTTACTGGTTCGCCGTTGGTCGTTCGTCCGGCGGGCCTATTGGGATGCAGTCGTCGATTGTTGGAAACTCCGAGGCCACATCCTGGCGGAGCGCTCCAGGATGCGCGGACTGCGGCGCCGCAACGATTTTGGGATGCTGGTTTTTCTTCGCCTCCGTCCGAACCGCTGGGATGATGTGGTGAATCTTTGGCGGCGCGGCCTTCCGCGAATAACTGCGGGCTGA
- a CDS encoding class I SAM-dependent methyltransferase, which produces MSRQHFNIWREALPNPSFFSLIIEIRRTLKDCTTVLDLGCGDYSPMRFLHTAHLTGVDGYEPSLKKAQSRGTHDEYHLADVRKVDQLFQNRRFDACIALDVIEHLPKEDGWTMLAAMERLATKRVVIFTPNGFVPQKSKNGDLQEHLSGWQADEMRQRGYTIIGMSGPKSLRGEYAALKHKPKFFWGMVSIFAHCLFTRRQPEKSFSIFCVKHLDAPRPK; this is translated from the coding sequence ATGAGCCGACAACATTTTAACATTTGGCGCGAAGCGCTTCCCAATCCGTCCTTCTTCTCGTTGATCATTGAGATCCGCCGGACACTGAAGGACTGCACCACCGTTTTGGACTTGGGATGCGGCGACTATTCGCCGATGCGGTTTCTGCACACGGCGCATCTGACGGGAGTTGACGGTTACGAGCCCTCATTGAAAAAGGCGCAGAGCCGCGGCACGCATGATGAATATCACCTCGCTGACGTGCGGAAGGTCGACCAACTTTTTCAGAACCGCAGATTCGACGCCTGCATCGCGCTGGACGTCATCGAGCACTTACCCAAGGAGGATGGCTGGACCATGCTGGCGGCCATGGAGCGCCTGGCCACCAAGCGCGTCGTTATTTTCACGCCGAACGGATTTGTTCCGCAAAAAAGCAAAAACGGCGACTTGCAGGAACATCTTTCAGGCTGGCAGGCCGATGAAATGCGACAACGCGGCTATACCATCATCGGAATGAGCGGCCCCAAATCACTTCGGGGCGAATATGCGGCGCTCAAACACAAACCCAAGTTTTTTTGGGGCATGGTTTCAATTTTCGCCCATTGCCTGTTCACCCGCCGGCAACCCGAAAAATCCTTTTCCATTTTTTGTGTGAAGCATCTGGACGCCCCCCGCCCAAAGTAA
- a CDS encoding FkbM family methyltransferase — protein sequence MRLNFAIRRHPSRWLYTDRMLGSYVDPHEAPYLTRTWANGPIWDVGASVGKYTAMLATSNPATKIFAFEPNLNSLYYLGYRTARFANVVIVPNALTADGGFLKGSYDPDFNGQATGPVVATISLRDATEKFGRPGFVKIDIEGGEYSVFESDEAQLLMNSTILVSWHPRIAGKAIPEVKGWKNTRLSTDISLLEPM from the coding sequence ATGCGGCTGAATTTCGCGATTCGGCGACACCCCTCCCGATGGCTTTATACGGATCGGATGCTGGGGAGTTATGTGGACCCGCATGAAGCCCCTTACTTGACCCGCACGTGGGCGAACGGCCCCATTTGGGATGTTGGCGCGTCCGTTGGCAAATACACGGCCATGCTGGCCACCAGCAACCCGGCGACAAAAATCTTCGCGTTCGAGCCGAACCTGAACTCGCTTTACTACCTCGGGTATCGCACGGCCAGGTTCGCAAATGTTGTGATTGTCCCCAATGCACTGACTGCGGACGGCGGCTTCCTCAAGGGCAGTTATGATCCGGATTTCAATGGACAGGCAACGGGCCCCGTCGTGGCGACAATTTCACTGCGCGACGCGACTGAAAAATTCGGCCGGCCCGGCTTCGTAAAGATTGACATTGAGGGCGGCGAATACTCCGTTTTTGAAAGCGACGAGGCGCAGTTACTGATGAATTCCACGATTCTGGTTTCCTGGCATCCCAGAATCGCCGGGAAAGCGATACCAGAAGTCAAAGGTTGGAAGAATACCCGCCTGTCCACGGACATTTCGCTCTTGGAACCGATGTAG